One stretch of Paenibacillus sp. FSL R5-0341 DNA includes these proteins:
- a CDS encoding PTS transporter subunit EIIC: MKRFMKWMTDSFAPRLEAFTNNIWVSSIQEAIMVAIPMIFIGSIITLISILQDFIPGMPDLTPITTFSFGLLGLFIAFLTPYVVMEKRERHKIKLLAGMTGISLFVMLLNPMVKEDGTIQFILERFGPSGMITALLVGVFVALVMIMCNKFSFFKKGSSLPEFIMDWFDFLVPIALVLTTGWLLVYQLHFDIFGLIVNVFEPINAVGQSLTGFLLFNFIGVVLYSFGVSPWVMTPIWYAIWIPAIEENAALVAAGQEPVNINTFETFFSGWLGIGGMGATLPLVVWFLMARSKKLKSVGKATIIPSLFNINEPVVYGAPIAFNPLLMVPMWINSLITPVIVYLALDWGWVRIPSQIFQLWYTPIGLSTYIMSGLNGLILLAVVLVIVFIVWFPFFKLYDAQELKKEQEQN, encoded by the coding sequence ATGAAGCGTTTCATGAAATGGATGACAGATTCGTTTGCGCCAAGATTGGAGGCGTTTACGAACAATATTTGGGTTTCTTCGATTCAAGAAGCCATCATGGTCGCCATTCCGATGATTTTCATCGGTTCGATTATTACATTGATTTCGATTTTGCAGGATTTCATTCCGGGAATGCCGGACCTGACACCCATCACGACATTCAGTTTCGGTTTGCTGGGGTTGTTTATTGCTTTTTTGACGCCTTATGTCGTGATGGAAAAAAGAGAACGACACAAAATCAAGTTGCTGGCAGGAATGACGGGGATATCTCTGTTCGTTATGCTGCTTAACCCGATGGTAAAGGAAGACGGTACCATTCAGTTCATCCTTGAACGATTTGGACCCTCGGGGATGATTACAGCACTGTTGGTAGGTGTATTTGTCGCTCTTGTAATGATCATGTGTAACAAATTTTCGTTCTTCAAAAAAGGGTCTTCACTTCCCGAATTCATTATGGACTGGTTCGATTTTCTCGTCCCGATCGCCCTGGTATTAACAACAGGATGGTTGCTTGTATATCAGCTTCATTTTGATATTTTTGGACTGATCGTGAACGTATTTGAGCCGATCAATGCCGTTGGACAAAGCTTAACCGGATTTTTATTGTTCAATTTCATTGGTGTTGTACTGTATTCTTTCGGCGTAAGCCCGTGGGTCATGACACCGATCTGGTACGCAATCTGGATACCTGCAATCGAAGAAAATGCAGCTCTTGTCGCAGCGGGACAAGAGCCGGTCAATATCAACACATTTGAAACCTTTTTCTCCGGCTGGCTGGGTATTGGCGGTATGGGTGCGACTTTGCCGTTAGTTGTTTGGTTCCTGATGGCACGTTCGAAAAAACTGAAATCTGTCGGCAAGGCGACTATTATCCCGTCCTTGTTCAACATTAATGAACCTGTCGTGTACGGAGCACCGATTGCCTTTAATCCGTTACTCATGGTGCCGATGTGGATTAACTCACTTATCACGCCGGTGATAGTGTACTTGGCTCTCGACTGGGGTTGGGTACGGATCCCGAGCCAGATCTTCCAGCTATGGTACACACCAATCGGCCTGTCCACCTACATTATGTCCGGACTCAATGGGCTTATCTTGCTGGCGGTCGTCCTGGTGATTGTATTTATTGTCTGGTTTCCGTTTTTCAAACTGTATGATGCACAGGAACTGAAGAAAGAACAGGAACAAAATTGA
- a CDS encoding helix-turn-helix domain-containing protein, translating into MKLFVNSVKHIDFHWHKEVEVVYVLHGSIIMYLDQQQYTLQKDDVIVVNSMSVHKIERTNQDNVLLTLQFGPELMNNNTFITCNSALNVEQDAPRLHSIKQYLAQMVWEINKKTPGYQNFTMGRLQMLCGYLQRYFSTGTNALLEEGSRDYDYKRLNRVLTYIDLHYNEKITLQDMAHSEHLSLHYFSHFFTDKIGIPFQKYLTLIRLEKAQAQLAANDKNISEIALDCGFANVKLFNKYFKEKYGCTPGSYREASRKPEPHQLNVNRKPKTYEESSSGDYYEMETLNAIGSLYRYLDAKVYADQDMLHVTSAHLSDQTSIGIRADQTSSVYEKHWNMTMTAGRAIEGLREDWRKQLSTLKGKVPFQYIRFHGIFNDEMMVYSENEQGIPIYNWSYVDKLYDFLLDQGVRPFVELSFMPSQLARSKETLFWWRGNISPPSDPAKWQALVGEFVRHCLNRYGAEEVRRWYFEVWNEPDLAGVCWAGSKEEYFAFYESTVHAIKSILPELKVGGPAMGYGSIWNDTWAEEFLSYCHKREVALDFFSFHIYSEYPKLKVEEDRLTQIMPPAFYKESIELMQQKMNASSYGHVELHVTEWNFSLYDRNLLHDTMFMAPFVIYHTMNTLGDVKAMAFWSFTDVFEESIVPASPFYGGFGLINRDGLKKPSYYAFELMQKLGDELMVKGDGYVGTRKRDGSMQFLFYHYVHVDQLFASGDWSELSSSTRYDVFEEKGSKTYELTLSNLEGPYKCTSYQLDREHGSVFDEWTRMGSPYSLTEEDIAYLNGRSRPVMGTEMVRDESWRREILLPPHGVMLLILDRQY; encoded by the coding sequence ATGAAACTCTTCGTGAACTCGGTAAAACATATTGATTTCCATTGGCATAAGGAAGTGGAAGTTGTATATGTTCTCCACGGTTCAATCATCATGTATCTGGACCAGCAGCAATATACACTGCAAAAAGATGATGTGATCGTGGTTAACAGTATGTCAGTCCACAAGATCGAACGAACCAATCAGGACAACGTGTTATTGACATTGCAGTTCGGTCCCGAGTTGATGAACAATAATACCTTTATCACCTGTAACTCTGCCTTGAATGTGGAGCAAGATGCTCCCCGGCTGCATAGCATTAAACAATATCTTGCGCAGATGGTATGGGAGATTAACAAAAAAACACCGGGTTATCAAAATTTCACAATGGGCAGATTACAGATGTTATGCGGCTACCTGCAGAGGTATTTTTCCACTGGAACCAATGCCCTATTGGAAGAAGGCAGCAGGGATTATGACTATAAGAGACTGAACAGGGTCCTCACATATATTGATCTACACTACAATGAGAAGATTACGCTGCAGGATATGGCGCATTCCGAACATTTAAGTTTGCATTATTTCTCGCACTTCTTCACCGACAAAATCGGAATACCTTTCCAAAAGTATTTGACGCTCATTCGATTGGAGAAGGCTCAGGCGCAGCTGGCTGCAAACGATAAAAACATTTCGGAGATTGCGCTGGATTGCGGATTTGCCAATGTGAAGCTGTTTAACAAATACTTCAAGGAAAAGTACGGCTGCACGCCCGGTTCCTATCGGGAAGCTTCGCGTAAACCGGAACCCCATCAGTTGAATGTGAACCGCAAGCCCAAAACGTATGAGGAATCTTCAAGCGGAGATTATTACGAGATGGAGACGTTGAATGCGATTGGCTCACTGTATCGATATCTGGATGCTAAGGTATACGCCGATCAGGACATGCTCCATGTAACGTCTGCACATCTGTCAGACCAAACTAGCATAGGAATTCGTGCGGATCAGACGTCGTCTGTCTATGAAAAGCACTGGAATATGACCATGACGGCAGGGAGAGCCATTGAAGGTTTGCGTGAAGATTGGCGGAAGCAGCTCTCCACGCTGAAAGGCAAAGTACCTTTTCAATATATTCGATTTCACGGCATCTTCAATGACGAGATGATGGTGTACAGCGAAAACGAGCAGGGCATCCCCATCTATAATTGGTCTTATGTGGACAAGTTGTATGATTTCCTGCTGGATCAAGGCGTTCGGCCATTTGTGGAATTAAGTTTCATGCCGAGCCAACTGGCGAGATCCAAAGAAACGCTGTTTTGGTGGAGGGGGAATATCAGCCCGCCATCCGACCCTGCCAAGTGGCAGGCGCTTGTTGGCGAATTCGTTCGCCATTGTTTAAATCGTTATGGGGCGGAAGAGGTGAGACGGTGGTATTTCGAAGTATGGAACGAGCCTGACCTGGCGGGTGTTTGTTGGGCAGGAAGCAAGGAAGAATACTTTGCGTTTTACGAATCGACCGTTCATGCCATCAAATCAATTCTGCCGGAATTGAAGGTGGGGGGTCCAGCTATGGGTTACGGATCTATCTGGAATGATACCTGGGCGGAGGAATTTTTGTCCTATTGCCACAAGCGGGAAGTGGCTCTCGACTTTTTTTCATTCCACATCTATTCGGAGTATCCCAAGCTCAAAGTTGAAGAGGATCGTTTAACCCAAATCATGCCCCCTGCTTTTTATAAAGAGAGTATTGAGCTAATGCAGCAAAAAATGAATGCGTCATCGTACGGACATGTTGAACTTCATGTCACCGAGTGGAACTTTTCGCTGTATGACCGTAACTTGCTGCACGATACCATGTTCATGGCTCCGTTTGTCATCTACCACACCATGAACACACTCGGTGACGTGAAAGCGATGGCTTTCTGGTCCTTTACCGATGTATTCGAAGAAAGTATCGTTCCCGCTTCTCCTTTCTACGGAGGCTTTGGCCTGATTAACCGCGATGGGCTGAAGAAACCCAGCTATTATGCATTTGAGCTTATGCAAAAGCTTGGGGATGAGCTGATGGTCAAGGGAGACGGTTATGTTGGAACCCGAAAAAGGGATGGAAGCATGCAATTTTTGTTCTATCACTATGTTCACGTAGACCAGCTGTTTGCAAGTGGAGATTGGTCGGAATTATCCAGCTCAACCCGCTATGACGTATTTGAGGAAAAAGGCAGCAAAACTTATGAACTTACCCTGAGCAATCTCGAGGGCCCTTACAAATGCACCAGTTATCAACTTGATCGGGAGCATGGATCGGTATTTGATGAGTGGACCCGCATGGGATCGCCCTACTCCCTGACGGAAGAAGATATAGCCTATCTAAACGGTAGGAGTAGACCCGTGATGGGGACAGAGATGGTAAGAGATGAAAGTTGGCGCAGAGAGATTTTGCTTCCACCGCATGGGGTAATGCTGCTCATTTTGGATAGACAATATTAA